One uncultured Caproiciproducens sp. DNA segment encodes these proteins:
- a CDS encoding glycogen/starch/alpha-glucan phosphorylase, whose translation MNTFKNDVITLLELESGKTIHRADIIELYHAVSKAAMKQVKYKWEAPDASKKACYFSAEFLTGRLIYSNLQNLGLLNQLSELFHENTIDVSIFEDIEDAALGNGGLGRLAACLLDSAATQGIVLNGYGIRYKYGLFRQYFENGFQKETIDDWQQFGDPWSLRREEDKVKIRFKDQTIYAVPYDTPIIGYGAKMINTLRLWQAEPVVPFDFQLFNDQKFEMAVREKNDAEAISSVLYPNDTLDKGKKLRLKQQYFFSSASLQDIIRNYKKRYGNDFSHLSGEYAIQLNDTHPVVSIPELVRLLVTNEGVSFGKALKIARQTFAYTNHTIMAEALEKWDVNLFKSVIPNVYRYIVMINKVLQKELIGMGITGDDQKPFMIIDENSIIHMAHLAIFATHSVNGVAQIHTEILKTSTLKKWYEIYPKRFNNITNGITQRRWLSLSNMELSGFITDKIGSAWITDLDKLKNLENYRNDPNAIHQFAQIKQIKKQQLADYIEKYEGIKLNPNFIFDVQVKRLHEYKRQLLNAFSIVDIYFGLKEGRIQNFNPTAFIFGGKAAPGYVRAKGIIKFINEIANKVNNDPEVNGLMKVVFISNYRVSYAEKIMPAADISEQISTAGTEASGTGNMKLMLNGAVTLGTLDGANVEIIQQAGEENNYIFGAHVDEIEKIADSYNPRAIYEQNARVKAAVDVLVNGMFDDGGTGMFRELYHSLLNGASWHKPDNYYLLYDFLSYCDTKLKAISDYSDRFAFSQKCFMNTAGAGKFSSDRTVKEYAMQIWGM comes from the coding sequence ATGAACACATTTAAAAATGACGTAATAACTCTTTTAGAACTGGAGAGCGGTAAAACAATTCACCGTGCTGATATTATCGAGCTGTATCATGCGGTTTCCAAGGCGGCGATGAAACAGGTGAAATACAAATGGGAAGCGCCCGATGCCAGTAAAAAGGCATGCTATTTTTCCGCTGAGTTTTTAACCGGCAGACTCATTTACAGTAATTTGCAGAACTTGGGACTTCTGAACCAACTGTCCGAGCTGTTTCATGAGAATACCATTGATGTCTCCATATTTGAAGATATTGAAGACGCAGCCCTCGGAAACGGGGGGCTAGGCAGACTTGCAGCCTGCCTTCTTGATTCAGCCGCCACACAGGGGATTGTGCTGAACGGCTATGGTATTCGGTACAAATACGGACTTTTCAGGCAATATTTTGAAAATGGTTTCCAGAAGGAAACCATCGATGACTGGCAGCAATTTGGTGATCCGTGGTCCCTACGCCGTGAAGAAGATAAAGTTAAAATCAGATTTAAAGATCAGACAATTTATGCTGTTCCTTATGACACTCCGATTATCGGGTATGGTGCCAAAATGATTAATACGCTGCGTCTGTGGCAGGCGGAACCGGTCGTTCCATTCGATTTTCAGCTTTTTAACGACCAGAAATTCGAAATGGCTGTTCGGGAAAAGAATGATGCGGAAGCAATTTCCAGCGTGCTGTATCCGAATGATACATTAGACAAGGGCAAAAAGCTCCGTCTAAAGCAGCAATACTTTTTTTCAAGCGCCTCGCTTCAGGACATTATAAGGAACTATAAGAAAAGATACGGAAATGATTTTTCTCATTTATCGGGGGAGTATGCCATTCAGCTGAACGATACACATCCGGTGGTATCCATTCCGGAGTTGGTCCGGCTTCTTGTTACAAACGAAGGAGTATCGTTTGGTAAGGCATTGAAAATCGCAAGACAGACATTTGCTTATACCAATCATACGATTATGGCGGAAGCGTTGGAAAAATGGGATGTAAACCTGTTCAAGAGTGTTATCCCGAATGTGTACAGATATATTGTGATGATAAACAAAGTCCTTCAAAAAGAACTGATCGGTATGGGCATTACAGGTGACGATCAAAAACCGTTTATGATTATTGATGAGAATTCGATTATTCATATGGCGCACCTGGCCATATTTGCGACCCATTCCGTCAACGGTGTTGCTCAAATTCACACGGAGATTTTGAAAACTTCTACGCTGAAAAAGTGGTATGAAATTTATCCGAAGCGGTTTAACAATATAACGAACGGAATTACCCAGCGGCGATGGCTGTCACTTTCCAATATGGAACTTTCAGGATTTATTACCGATAAAATCGGAAGCGCATGGATTACGGATTTGGACAAACTCAAAAATCTCGAAAATTATCGGAATGACCCGAATGCAATTCATCAGTTTGCACAAATCAAACAGATAAAAAAACAGCAGCTTGCTGACTATATTGAAAAATATGAAGGGATCAAATTGAATCCGAACTTTATTTTTGATGTTCAGGTAAAGCGTCTGCATGAATATAAGCGACAGCTTTTAAACGCTTTTTCAATCGTTGATATTTATTTCGGATTAAAGGAAGGCAGAATTCAGAACTTCAATCCGACCGCTTTCATATTCGGCGGCAAGGCGGCACCGGGGTATGTCAGGGCGAAGGGTATCATCAAGTTCATTAATGAAATAGCCAACAAAGTAAATAACGATCCGGAAGTCAACGGCTTGATGAAAGTTGTTTTTATTTCCAATTACAGAGTATCCTATGCAGAAAAAATCATGCCTGCCGCAGATATTTCTGAGCAAATCTCAACAGCGGGCACAGAGGCGTCCGGTACCGGCAACATGAAGCTGATGCTGAACGGTGCCGTAACGCTCGGAACACTGGACGGAGCAAATGTAGAAATTATTCAGCAGGCAGGGGAAGAAAATAATTATATTTTCGGAGCGCATGTGGATGAAATAGAAAAAATCGCGGATTCCTACAATCCAAGAGCGATCTATGAGCAGAATGCAAGAGTAAAGGCGGCAGTTGACGTTTTGGTTAACGGTATGTTTGACGACGGTGGCACCGGAATGTTTCGGGAATTGTACCATTCTTTGCTGAATGGGGCAAGCTGGCACAAACCGGATAATTATTATCTGCTTTACGATTTTCTTTCTTACTGTGATACAAAGCTCAAAGCCATCTCAGATTACAGTGACCGTTTTGCATTTTCGCAGAAGTGTTTTATGAATACGGCCGGCGCCGGAAAATTCTCAAGCGACAGAACGGTAAAGGAGTATGCGATGCAAATCTGGGGCATGTGA
- a CDS encoding DUF6106 family protein has translation MDIFIEQIIKKKFGKSDYFLFAAVLLGSCIIIAFFAMTIPMLLLPVLVGIFAADYYLISSRSLEYEYSVTNGDITIDKIINRRKRKRVISIDAHDIESFEKYGRDRHQKKTHSARINASENENGKDAWCFTTRHSQKGNILVLFNPNEKVLAAIKPFLSRQVAINAFGRN, from the coding sequence ATGGATATCTTTATCGAACAGATTATCAAAAAGAAATTTGGGAAAAGTGACTACTTTTTGTTTGCTGCGGTTCTGTTGGGAAGCTGCATAATCATTGCGTTTTTTGCAATGACTATTCCCATGCTCTTATTGCCAGTTCTGGTCGGCATTTTCGCCGCAGACTATTATTTAATTTCTTCACGCAGCCTTGAATATGAATACAGCGTTACAAATGGTGATATTACGATTGATAAAATTATTAATCGCCGTAAAAGAAAAAGAGTGATTTCGATTGATGCTCACGACATTGAGTCTTTTGAAAAATACGGGCGTGATAGACATCAGAAAAAAACACATTCGGCGCGTATCAACGCTTCGGAAAATGAAAACGGTAAAGACGCATGGTGCTTTACGACACGTCATTCCCAAAAGGGAAATATTTTGGTTCTGTTTAATCCAAATGAAAAGGTTCTTGCCGCAATCAAACCATTTCTTTCAAGGCAGGTAGCAATCAATGCTTTTGGCCGGAATTGA
- the sigE gene encoding RNA polymerase sporulation sigma factor SigE: MNKLIREIGNKLSLLWLRLGLNGQIHYINGPETLPPPLTKKEEEKVMLNILNDVPNAREPLITHNLRLVVYIAKKFESNNAGVEDLISIGTIGLIKAVNTFCPERNIKLATYASRCIENEILMYLRKSSQLKNEISIDDPLNVDWDGNELLLSDILGSEQDTVNRNIEQEVERNLLLTAVSHLAPREREIMQLRFGLNNTKEHTQKEVADTLGISQSYISRLEKRIIERLKKDLERVS, encoded by the coding sequence ATGAATAAGCTGATAAGGGAAATTGGAAATAAGCTGTCATTATTATGGCTGCGATTGGGTCTAAACGGGCAAATACACTACATAAACGGGCCTGAAACTCTTCCTCCGCCGCTGACTAAGAAAGAAGAGGAAAAGGTGATGCTGAACATTTTAAACGATGTTCCCAATGCGCGCGAGCCGCTCATCACCCACAATCTCAGGCTTGTCGTGTACATTGCCAAAAAATTCGAGTCAAACAACGCCGGAGTGGAAGATTTAATTTCAATCGGTACAATTGGTCTAATCAAGGCTGTAAACACCTTCTGCCCCGAACGCAACATCAAACTTGCAACCTACGCTTCGCGTTGCATTGAAAATGAAATTCTGATGTATCTGCGCAAAAGTTCCCAGCTAAAAAATGAAATTTCAATTGATGATCCATTAAACGTGGACTGGGACGGAAACGAGCTTTTGCTTTCGGACATTTTAGGAAGCGAACAGGATACCGTTAATCGCAATATTGAACAGGAGGTAGAACGGAATCTTCTGCTGACCGCTGTTTCTCATCTTGCTCCCCGTGAGCGTGAAATCATGCAGCTTCGTTTCGGCCTGAACAACACAAAGGAGCATACGCAGAAAGAGGTAGCCGATACCCTCGGTATTTCACAGTCATACATATCGCGTCTTGAGAAAAGAATTATTGAAAGATTAAAAAAGGATTTGGAACGCGTGAGCTAA
- a CDS encoding type II toxin-antitoxin system PemK/MazF family toxin, with product MNIKRGDIYYADLSPVVGSEQGGVRPVLIVQNDVGNRFSPTVIAAAITSQRAKANLPTHIMLNAQATGLAKDSVVLLEQVRTIDKHRLKERMGRLDNMSMTQVNQALSISFGLDLDEEEREAT from the coding sequence GTGAACATTAAAAGAGGCGATATTTATTATGCCGACCTAAGCCCGGTTGTTGGTTCCGAGCAGGGCGGTGTCCGTCCTGTGCTGATTGTTCAGAATGACGTTGGAAACCGGTTTAGCCCAACCGTTATTGCCGCTGCAATAACAAGTCAACGCGCAAAGGCGAATCTTCCAACGCACATTATGCTCAATGCCCAGGCCACCGGACTTGCCAAGGATTCCGTTGTTCTGCTTGAGCAGGTTCGAACAATCGATAAACACAGATTAAAAGAGCGCATGGGGCGCCTTGATAATATGTCAATGACACAGGTCAATCAGGCTTTATCTATCAGTTTTGGCCTTGACCTTGATGAAGAGGAACGCGAGGCTACATAG
- a CDS encoding NAD(P)H-hydrate dehydratase gives MKVLTCEQTKKLEKSAVESGISYLELMENAGAAAVRFLRKKFSMSNRNVAVLCGKGNNGGDGYVAARKLSELGVLVAVVIVDGLPVTDIAKAMFSRLQGTTVKILNYGGSMETIDPVISSSDYIIDAIYGTGFHGCAPDRLIPIFRAVQYSSAAVVSLDIPSGASCDSGAVDGECIKADYTISFSTLKNGHLIQPSQGFCGEVAVAPIGIDANLIGSQKSTFEVTEPSSARFLLKPRDPLSNKGNYGRLLCLCGSDGMAGAAVMSAKAAIRCGAGIVNVALPRTIYPIVASHVVEPIFTLLDYTQDGKILPSSHTALQNALSDASACLIGCGLGQSEEISQTVCELVSSSQIPLIIDADGINILAENINVLKTARVPVVLTPHPGEMARLLKSTAKDVQAHRLEYAGSFAAQYHVILVLKGAGTIIAEPNGMVHLNPTGNAGMAKGGSGDVLAGMIASFIAQGIEPAKAAVGAVYFHGAAGDRCAEEFSHCAMLPTDLIDMLPRLFLEIER, from the coding sequence ATGAAGGTATTAACCTGCGAACAGACAAAAAAACTTGAAAAAAGCGCCGTGGAATCAGGAATCAGCTATTTGGAACTGATGGAAAACGCCGGAGCTGCAGCCGTCCGATTTCTGCGCAAAAAGTTCAGCATGTCCAACCGGAATGTAGCTGTTCTGTGTGGAAAGGGAAATAACGGAGGAGACGGTTATGTTGCGGCGCGTAAGCTTTCGGAGTTGGGCGTACTTGTTGCAGTGGTGATCGTCGACGGACTCCCTGTCACGGATATAGCGAAAGCTATGTTTTCGCGCCTCCAAGGCACAACGGTTAAAATTTTAAATTACGGTGGGAGTATGGAGACGATCGACCCGGTCATTTCTTCTTCTGACTACATTATTGACGCGATTTACGGAACCGGATTTCATGGCTGTGCCCCGGACAGGCTTATACCGATTTTTCGCGCCGTACAGTATTCATCTGCGGCGGTTGTTTCACTGGACATCCCAAGCGGCGCCAGCTGTGATTCCGGAGCGGTGGACGGCGAATGTATCAAAGCAGACTATACGATATCGTTTTCAACCTTGAAAAACGGACATCTCATCCAACCTTCACAGGGTTTCTGCGGTGAAGTAGCCGTTGCTCCAATCGGTATTGACGCGAATCTAATCGGCAGTCAAAAATCAACGTTTGAAGTAACGGAACCGTCCTCGGCACGGTTTTTGCTAAAGCCAAGAGATCCGCTCAGCAATAAAGGAAATTACGGCAGACTTCTTTGCCTCTGCGGAAGCGACGGTATGGCCGGAGCGGCTGTTATGAGCGCGAAAGCGGCAATCCGCTGCGGTGCAGGTATTGTTAACGTTGCATTGCCGCGCACGATTTACCCGATTGTCGCTTCGCACGTTGTAGAACCGATTTTTACCCTGCTTGATTATACGCAGGACGGAAAAATACTGCCATCCAGTCACACAGCGCTGCAAAACGCCCTTTCAGATGCAAGCGCGTGCCTGATCGGCTGCGGCCTGGGACAAAGTGAGGAGATATCGCAGACGGTGTGTGAACTGGTATCCAGTTCGCAAATTCCTCTGATCATTGACGCAGATGGCATAAACATCCTTGCGGAGAATATAAATGTATTAAAAACAGCCCGTGTTCCTGTTGTGCTGACTCCGCATCCCGGCGAAATGGCCCGTCTTCTCAAATCCACGGCAAAGGATGTGCAGGCTCACCGGCTTGAATATGCCGGAAGCTTTGCAGCTCAATACCATGTCATCCTTGTGCTCAAGGGTGCCGGCACGATTATTGCGGAGCCAAACGGGATGGTGCATCTCAACCCGACAGGAAATGCAGGAATGGCAAAGGGCGGCAGCGGCGACGTTTTAGCCGGAATGATTGCTTCCTTTATTGCGCAGGGGATAGAGCCGGCAAAGGCGGCGGTGGGTGCGGTATATTTTCACGGTGCCGCGGGGGATCGCTGTGCCGAAGAATTTTCCCATTGCGCGATGCTGCCGACGGATTTGATCGACATGCTTCCTAGGCTGTTTTTGGAAATTGAGCGGTAA
- a CDS encoding spore coat protein: protein MALTEKELSAIEDQLSGEKLLVTKFKAYSQMCSDSEIKQKCDTIASQHQAHYDKLLSFLN, encoded by the coding sequence TTGGCACTAACTGAAAAAGAACTGTCCGCAATCGAAGATCAGCTGAGCGGAGAAAAACTTCTTGTCACAAAGTTCAAAGCATATTCGCAGATGTGCTCGGATTCCGAAATTAAACAAAAATGCGACACGATTGCAAGTCAGCATCAGGCACATTATGATAAGCTTTTAAGCTTTCTAAATTAA
- the acpS gene encoding holo-ACP synthase: protein MLLAGIDLVEIKRIKKSMINPRFLLRILGPTEYSQLELRGFSVQSVAASFSAKEAFSKALGTGLRGFLLSEVELLREDNGKPYFKLSGSALQITQERKIVLHVSVTHTREYASAVVIGEEPDK from the coding sequence ATGCTTTTGGCCGGAATTGATTTAGTAGAAATTAAAAGAATAAAAAAATCCATGATAAATCCGCGCTTTTTATTGAGGATACTTGGTCCGACTGAGTACTCTCAGCTTGAATTGCGCGGATTTTCTGTTCAAAGCGTCGCGGCAAGCTTTAGCGCGAAAGAGGCTTTTTCCAAAGCGCTCGGCACGGGCCTGCGCGGATTTTTACTCAGTGAGGTTGAACTGTTAAGAGAAGACAACGGCAAACCATATTTCAAGTTGAGCGGCAGTGCACTTCAAATTACACAGGAGCGGAAAATTGTGCTTCATGTAAGCGTGACACATACAAGAGAATATGCTTCGGCAGTTGTAATAGGGGAGGAGCCGGATAAATGA
- a CDS encoding spore coat protein, translating to MNNSQTKNAQMQDKEILEDVLTSQKAVTGAYNNFTNECATPNVRDEFMRILTEEHQIQADVFDVMKQRGWYPTPAAEQQKIQQAKQKYQNSNQ from the coding sequence ATGAATAATTCACAGACAAAAAATGCACAGATGCAGGATAAAGAAATCTTAGAAGATGTTCTGACCTCCCAAAAAGCGGTCACAGGTGCTTACAACAACTTTACAAACGAATGTGCGACTCCAAACGTAAGAGATGAATTTATGAGAATTCTCACGGAGGAACACCAGATCCAGGCGGATGTTTTTGACGTGATGAAACAGCGTGGCTGGTACCCGACCCCTGCGGCGGAACAGCAAAAGATTCAACAGGCAAAACAGAAATACCAAAATTCAAATCAATAA
- a CDS encoding sigma-E processing peptidase SpoIIGA, whose translation MKQKIYIDILVGVNLFINYFLLLAVSRFLSLTVKRPRLAAAAALGAIASLSILLPEINLFLSFFLKLVLSALIILFAYPFFGLKQFLRELASFYIMSFAFAGFMLALWYFIAPQGLIIKNSIVYFNVSPLLLIVLTVVCYFTIRLIHRITGRQAPENLFCRIQIDFNGKSVFCSAKVDTGNTLTEPFSNAPVVVVCEECIAELTPRQESGKIRLVPFQAVSGGGLLPAFKPDKLTVIIGKDKIEIHEVYIAVTKANLGAFSALLNPDLLQKTSA comes from the coding sequence TTGAAGCAGAAGATTTACATAGACATATTGGTCGGTGTCAATTTATTTATTAATTACTTTTTACTGCTTGCCGTTTCAAGATTCCTTTCACTGACCGTGAAACGTCCCCGTCTGGCTGCCGCTGCAGCATTGGGGGCGATCGCTTCTCTTTCTATTCTTTTGCCCGAAATCAATCTTTTTCTGTCATTTTTCTTAAAATTGGTACTGTCGGCACTCATCATTTTATTCGCATATCCGTTTTTCGGCTTGAAGCAATTTTTGCGTGAACTTGCTTCATTTTATATTATGAGCTTCGCCTTTGCCGGATTCATGCTCGCACTGTGGTATTTCATTGCGCCGCAGGGGCTGATTATAAAAAATTCTATCGTCTATTTCAATGTTTCGCCGCTTCTGCTGATTGTACTGACAGTTGTTTGTTATTTTACCATTCGTCTGATTCACCGTATCACAGGAAGGCAGGCTCCGGAAAATCTTTTTTGCAGAATCCAAATTGATTTTAACGGAAAGTCGGTTTTCTGCTCAGCAAAGGTGGATACGGGCAATACACTGACCGAACCATTTTCAAACGCACCGGTTGTCGTTGTTTGCGAGGAGTGCATTGCCGAACTCACACCGCGGCAGGAAAGCGGGAAAATCCGTCTTGTACCGTTTCAGGCGGTTTCAGGGGGCGGACTTCTTCCTGCGTTCAAGCCGGATAAACTGACTGTCATCATTGGTAAAGACAAAATCGAAATTCATGAAGTATACATAGCGGTAACCAAAGCGAATCTAGGGGCGTTCAGCGCACTCCTAAATCCGGATTTACTCCAAAAAACGTCAGCCTAA
- the malQ gene encoding 4-alpha-glucanotransferase — MPVKNQLVRGSGILLPISSLPSNYGIGTFGRQAFQFINFLKEAGQKYWQVLPIGPTSYGDSPYQSFSAFAGNPYYIDLDILIEEKLLKFSEVQSFFWGNNADSVDYAAIFQFRFKVLHMAYARSAHESTIEYLQFCEQNAYWLNDYCLYMALKFELENKPWPLWPEDIRFYNSSAIQRYSEKLSEEIDFWKFCQFKFFEQWNKLKEHADKNGIQIIGDIPIYVAFDSADVWKNSELFQLDSQRRPIKVAGVPPDLFSKDGQLWGNPLYNWDVMENSGFDWWKRRMEFSAKIYDLIRIDHFIGVVRYYAIPAGDSTAVNGSWLTGPGRKLTDAINSSVGKARVIAEDLGVVVPEVKKLLKRNRYPGMKILQFAFDGDPKNDNLPMYYTSNSVVYGGTHDNDTLVGYFNGMKAKSIKYAKKYLNVKKRKDLPKAVLRAAYASVANTVIFQAQDILLLPNSARMNYPSTVGTNWRWRLKKNQLTNEIAKELCDLARTYAR, encoded by the coding sequence TTGCCAGTTAAAAATCAACTTGTTCGCGGTTCCGGCATTTTACTCCCGATCAGCAGCCTGCCCTCTAATTATGGAATCGGAACGTTCGGGAGGCAGGCGTTTCAGTTTATCAATTTTCTAAAAGAAGCCGGGCAAAAGTACTGGCAGGTGCTTCCGATTGGCCCTACCAGCTATGGCGACAGTCCCTACCAGTCATTTTCGGCTTTTGCAGGAAATCCGTATTATATTGATTTGGATATTCTGATTGAGGAAAAGCTTTTGAAATTCAGTGAAGTGCAGTCTTTTTTCTGGGGGAATAACGCTGACAGTGTGGATTACGCAGCGATTTTTCAGTTTAGATTTAAAGTGCTTCACATGGCTTACGCCAGAAGTGCACATGAGAGTACAATAGAGTATCTGCAATTTTGCGAACAGAATGCATACTGGCTCAATGATTATTGCCTTTATATGGCTCTCAAGTTTGAATTAGAAAATAAACCTTGGCCGCTTTGGCCGGAAGATATTCGTTTTTATAATTCTTCAGCGATTCAGCGGTATTCTGAAAAGCTGAGTGAAGAAATAGACTTCTGGAAATTCTGTCAGTTTAAATTTTTTGAGCAGTGGAACAAATTGAAAGAACATGCTGATAAAAATGGGATACAGATTATTGGGGATATTCCGATTTATGTTGCATTTGACAGCGCGGATGTTTGGAAAAACAGCGAACTGTTTCAGCTCGATTCCCAGCGCAGGCCGATTAAGGTTGCCGGGGTACCTCCCGATCTTTTTTCAAAAGACGGCCAGCTATGGGGAAATCCTCTATATAACTGGGATGTCATGGAGAACAGCGGCTTTGACTGGTGGAAAAGGCGCATGGAGTTTTCGGCAAAAATATATGACCTTATCAGGATTGACCATTTTATCGGTGTAGTAAGGTATTATGCCATACCCGCGGGAGATTCCACGGCCGTCAATGGCAGCTGGCTTACCGGTCCGGGGCGCAAGCTGACGGATGCAATCAATTCTTCGGTCGGAAAAGCGCGGGTAATCGCCGAAGATTTGGGCGTTGTTGTTCCGGAGGTGAAGAAGCTTCTGAAGAGAAATCGATATCCGGGTATGAAAATTCTGCAATTTGCCTTTGACGGCGACCCGAAAAATGATAATCTTCCAATGTATTATACCAGCAATTCGGTTGTTTACGGAGGAACACACGATAACGATACCCTGGTAGGCTATTTTAATGGAATGAAAGCTAAGAGTATCAAATACGCCAAAAAATATCTCAATGTCAAAAAAAGAAAGGATCTGCCCAAAGCGGTCCTTCGTGCCGCCTATGCAAGTGTTGCTAATACAGTGATCTTTCAGGCGCAGGATATTTTGCTTCTGCCTAACAGCGCCAGAATGAATTATCCTTCCACTGTTGGTACGAACTGGCGCTGGAGACTGAAAAAGAATCAGCTGACGAATGAAATTGCAAAAGAACTCTGTGATTTAGCAAGGACTTACGCCAGATAG
- a CDS encoding alpha-amylase family glycosyl hydrolase: MWADNRVFYQIYPLGFCGAPQTNDGILSPRIHKVTEWMEHIQACGCDAVYFSPLFESDSHGYDTRDYAKLDCRLGTNADFAEVCCKLHQKGFKIVLDGVFNHVGRGFWAFQDVLKNRQNSAYKNWFNIHFDGNSNYNDGLWYEGWEGHYELVKLNLQNEEVIHHIFGCIQNWVREFDIDGLRLDVAYCLERVFLEKLRVFCDQIKPDFFLVGEILSGDYNQIMNHTMLHSVTNYECYKGLYSSFNTMNLFEIAHSLQRQFGPENWTLYKGEHLFNFVDNHDVARIATILTNKNHLPLIYAVLFAMPGIPCIYYGSEWGAEGAKEPGSDASLRPCFDQPQHTDLTAYILACANAHKNSQALCFGDCKSLLLTNRQFIFERSYEGARVLVAVNADSEPFDAHFNADAGRARNLLSGEMHDFGGGSTLPPYSAQYWEIY, encoded by the coding sequence ATGTGGGCAGACAATCGTGTCTTTTATCAGATTTATCCCTTGGGTTTTTGCGGAGCGCCGCAGACAAACGATGGGATTTTGTCACCGAGAATTCATAAAGTAACAGAATGGATGGAGCACATCCAAGCATGCGGGTGTGACGCCGTTTATTTTTCCCCGTTGTTTGAATCCGACTCCCACGGCTATGATACCCGCGACTACGCAAAGCTGGACTGCCGACTCGGCACAAACGCCGATTTTGCTGAAGTCTGTTGCAAGCTGCATCAAAAGGGATTCAAAATTGTGCTTGACGGTGTTTTCAACCATGTTGGCAGAGGATTCTGGGCTTTTCAGGACGTTTTAAAAAACCGGCAAAATTCCGCATACAAAAACTGGTTCAACATTCATTTTGACGGCAACAGCAATTACAACGACGGATTATGGTATGAGGGCTGGGAAGGTCATTATGAGCTGGTGAAGCTGAACTTACAGAATGAAGAAGTCATTCATCATATATTCGGCTGTATTCAGAACTGGGTGAGAGAATTTGATATTGACGGGCTTCGCCTTGATGTGGCCTATTGCCTTGAACGCGTTTTTTTGGAAAAACTGCGTGTTTTCTGCGATCAGATCAAACCTGATTTTTTCCTTGTCGGTGAAATTTTGAGCGGCGACTACAATCAGATTATGAACCATACCATGCTGCACAGCGTAACGAATTACGAATGTTATAAAGGGCTGTACTCCAGCTTTAATACCATGAATCTGTTTGAAATTGCCCATTCCCTTCAGCGCCAGTTCGGCCCTGAAAACTGGACACTGTATAAAGGAGAGCATCTATTTAATTTTGTTGATAATCATGATGTCGCCCGCATTGCGACGATACTTACAAATAAAAACCACCTTCCCCTGATTTACGCTGTTCTGTTTGCCATGCCCGGCATTCCCTGCATTTACTATGGCAGTGAATGGGGTGCCGAGGGTGCAAAGGAACCGGGCAGCGATGCCTCCCTTCGTCCCTGCTTTGATCAGCCTCAGCATACGGATTTAACTGCATACATTTTGGCCTGCGCAAATGCGCACAAAAACAGCCAAGCGCTTTGCTTTGGGGATTGTAAGTCCCTTTTGCTGACAAACAGACAGTTTATCTTTGAACGTTCTTATGAAGGAGCGCGCGTCCTTGTCGCCGTCAACGCTGACAGCGAGCCTTTTGATGCGCATTTCAACGCAGACGCGGGCCGCGCGCGAAACCTGCTTTCCGGAGAAATGCATGACTTTGGCGGCGGAAGTACACTCCCTCCTTACAGCGCGCAGTATTGGGAAATTTATTAG